The sequence below is a genomic window from Lolium perenne isolate Kyuss_39 chromosome 4, Kyuss_2.0, whole genome shotgun sequence.
ACTAATGACATTGGAATGACcctatataatcttcaagtccatagAAAATGGTAAACACATGGGATAATGCCCATGAGATCACATTTCCAAATAAGAAGTCAAGGACTATTCCCAACACCAGTAAATTACTTTTTAATACCAGTAATACAAAACGAAGTTCCTAAAGAACATTAAGAGGTTATTCAAACCTTAGCAAACAATTTTAAATTACAAAAGAATGAGAATTGAAAATTCCTCTATTACCCTACCTATGTGCCATATTGAATTGTGATTAAAATACAACAATAATAACAACCCTAAAATATTTCTCATATAACATAATGTCTTGGATGTCATCTTTGGTAACTTCCAATAAGAGACATACCCTCAAACTCACTTAAACCACATTTGAATTCAACTATGAATTCAGAACAGAAAAAAGAGAAAAGGAGAAGAAAGAAAGAGACGCAGCCGAAGCAGGCCAACCAACCAAACTAGTCCATTAGTGTACCCCACGAACCAGGCCACCGAGTAGCCCAGTTGAGCCAGCCCATCATACCGGTTTGCTGAAGAATCACAGTCGTCTATCTCCGTTTCTTGAAGCATCTCGGTGGCAGCACCTCCATCACTGGCCACGCCGAGATGCGTGTTGTCGCCCCGAGACACCTATAAGGATACATCACGTCCAAGATTTCGGCTCTGTTATCCCCTGCTTCATTTTCAATAAAATGgagctgggggggggggggggggttcggcTCCCctgtttttctaaaaaaaacatcaCGTCCAAGAACACCTAATCCTCCATTCTCCCGTTCCTTTTCTTCCTCGCACGCGTGCTTTGGAACCCTAGTTCTCAGCTACTAGCTCGCCCTGCCGATTTCGACCACCCCGAGCACCACTGTGAACCCCTGGAGCTCTGCCTCGTCTCCATTAACCTCCTCGTCGGAGTTCCTCGAATCGAGTCGCCATTCCACCACCAGTCTCCGACTGTCGCCGTCGATTGTGACCACCCCAGACCTCGCCGCCAAGCCCTACGCGCTCCTTGTGACCCCTTGTTCTCCTAGTGTACGTGCTCGCTTTGCTCTATCGCGCCCCATAGCGGTGCCATGTCGTGTACCTCTGAGTGTTGTCGCTCTGCCTCTCCGTCGACCAAACTCCAATGAAAATTAGGAAGCGGCACCGCCCCTTTTAGGTCCACCGGGCGAGCCGGGGAACAACGACACCATTGTCCACATCCCTCCGGCCATCACATCCTTCCATGGCATCAATTTTGACTCGGTCCGCGCCCATGTGGCACCTGACGTGGCCACTGGACCCACATGTCTATGGCCAGGGTTAGGTCTAACCCAGGTGCAAATAATATTTCTATTTTAAATTCAAGTTCTAGAAAACTTTCTAAACCTTGGAAATTCATATcaaattcaatttaagtcagaaagATACGAATGAGGTATCAAAATGTTTAGAAGAACGAGAGAAATGAGTGGGCTGACATAATAAACTGCTTCTCTTAGTAGCTACAAGGCTGGATTTAAGTAGGCGAGTCGTGCGCAGTTGATTTCATTATTACTGGCCGCTAGTTTACCCTCGCCTCGTGCTGCCGAACGAACCCACCAGCAGGCAGCAGTCCACCACGATGTCGTTCCCGACTCCACTTCCGCGCGTCCGGTCCGTCCCCACTCACTCCCACTCCCCACTCCCCACTCCCCTCTTTAACCCCCGCACCGCCGCGCTCTGCCGCCGACAGGGCGCGCTCCTCACCCAACCGCCACCTCGCCCCGCATCTCGGCCCAACCACCCACCTCCCCGCGCTGCGATGGCCGGCGGgtccctgtcgccgtcgtcctcttcGTGGGCCCCGAGCCCCGCGGCGGTGATGGCGCTGGTGGCGCTGCTCGGCCTCGGCCTCGCCGGCTACATCGTCGGCCCGCCGCTCTACTGGCACGTCGCCGAGGCGCTCGGCCGCTCCACGGGGGCCTGCCCCGCCTGCCTCTGCGACTGCGACGCGCTGCCGCTGCTCTCGCTGCCCGAAGGTACCCTGCTGTCGGTGCCCCCCAACCTACTCAGATCTCCTTAACCCACTGTTCGACAAGGCCGTTCTTTTCTGTGCTTTCGCCGTGCAGTTTTCTCTGCACAGAGCGCAACGCGTTTGTAGCTACTGACTACTGCGTTCTGCTGTGGACGAGGCACGATAAGACTACTGTGGATAGGCTAAGAACTTGGCATGATGTGCAGAGTAGGAAATCTGTAGATTTTATCAGGCGTTCTAACCTGTGATGTGGATGTCCTAGCACGCATGCATAGATTAGCTTGCTAGATTTGTTCAACGCATATGGATCTTACTTCCTGTGACTGACTTGCCTTGACTGAATGATTATGACTGTAAGGATACCTGAAATTTGGGTCCTAACCAAGATTTTTCGGTTATTCGGACGCCGAGCATAGATAGGTTCAGGTTCTACCTTTGTGTCGGAACTATGTATGGTAACAGAACAAGATAGAGTTGAAACTTGAACGTATAGCAGACAAGATACATAAATGTGGATGCCTATCTTGCATTGGTGCTATTACATATGAGCATTGCAATTTTTATGCTGAAGTTGTACCTACGATGGCTTCCTTTTCTCCCGTGTTTGTAATTTGACGCAGTAATACAACTCTCACTCTCTCAGATTGACTATAGGCCGGAGATGAAATGTTCATGATAGATGAAAGCATCTGTTGATATTTGCATTAGTCATGACCATCACATGTCCTGAATCTACTCACAGATGTCTAGTTGCTATTCATGAAAATCATTTGTTATACTAGTAACCTCTGTTTTTTCCTCCCCATTTACAGTAAGCGTAGGCTTTGATGTCATTGTCATTTTGAAGTatcttatacagttaaacatggAAAATTATTATGTTTACCTCTCAATTACTCCTCTGTCCCATAATATACTCCTCTGTTTTATCTGCACAAATTGCATAGTACTCGTCTGCCCAATAATATGCGATGTTATTACAACCAATATGCTCATATATTGGCctaataacatcttatattatgggGCAGAGGGAGTATCTTAGAAGCATTGTCTTGTCAATAAACGTAGGCAGTTTCCTACGTATATCCATATcataagcaattgaacatgaaaAATGAAGCATCCACGGGCCTATATTCCATGCAATATTTTACAATTGTAAGGTGATTCTTTAACTGTTTACGGTTGATTCTGATGCTTTCAGACTGCGCCAAACAATTCAAAGGGGTTAGTGGCCGCGCTTCTGCTGAAGAAACAGAGAAGAGCTTCACAGAGCAACTGATAGAAGAACTGAAGCAGAGAGAGGAGGAAGCAACTGAAGCTCAGCAAGAAGCTGATGTGAAATTGCTTGAGGCCAAAAAACTAGCTTCTCAGTATCAAAAGGAGGCTGACAAATGCAGTTCAGGAATGAATACCTGTGAAGAAGCTAGGGAAAAGTCAGCAGATTCACTGCTCGGTCAAAAGAAATTGACTGCTCTGTGGGAGGAAAGGGCTCGGGAGCTAGGATGGAAACCTGGGAATGTCAAAACACACCAGAATCTGTAATGAGTACACTGGCGTATGATGATGGATACAGCATGCCAAGCAACAGAGATCTCATGAGAAAGACCCTTGTACAACACTCGGTGATAGAGGAAACAAAAGGGTTCCATTTCTGGTGACCTCTAACTGTGCGCCACCATGACATTCCTTGTCGATAGTTAAATTATATTGGGTTTGTAGTATATACATCTAGACCATTTTGTGGCCATTAATGTTAAAATGGCCATAGAAGGACATTCATCATCTGTAAATCCTAAAGGGATTGTCACTTTCTTTGTTGTTGTCTATAAAATGATGGTAATTAAGAAGGAATTTCTATTAAGTTGTACCAACTTGTTGACTGGATAGTTGTTTGCTGAGTTGTGACATTCTCTTTTCCCAGATTCTCACAATAGTATTACT
It includes:
- the LOC127292599 gene encoding uncharacterized protein, translated to MAGGSLSPSSSSWAPSPAAVMALVALLGLGLAGYIVGPPLYWHVAEALGRSTGACPACLCDCDALPLLSLPEDCAKQFKGVSGRASAEETEKSFTEQLIEELKQREEEATEAQQEADVKLLEAKKLASQYQKEADKCSSGMNTCEEAREKSADSLLGQKKLTALWEERARELGWKPGNVKTHQNL